The genomic DNA CATTAGAAATGTTTGTCTCCATAGCGCGTGATGGTGTTCATGTTGATTTTTCAGATGCTTACCGCCAGCGAGTTGAGAGGTCGTGTCAGCTTGTAAACAAATGGATTGATGAAGAAAGAATCATGTATGGGGTAAACACTGGCTTTGGTGCTCTATCAACAAAAATAATTTCACGAGATCAAACAAGATTGTTGCAAAAGAATATTCTTTTATCTCATGCAACATCAGTTGGTGAACCATTAGATGAAGAATGTGTCAGGGTAATTATGCTGATGGTGCTGCAAAACTTAGGGCAAGGGTATTCTGGAATCCAGATATCCACGTTGGAAATGTATCGTCAATGTTTAAATAGTGGTGTTATCCCGTTTGCACCTCGTGAAGGTTCAGTTGGGTATCTAAGCGTTGAAGCTCATATCGCTTTGGTGATGATCGGGGAAGGAAAAGCCTATGTGGATGGAGAGCTATTACCTGCGAAGGAAGCTCTTCGTAAAGCAGGGCTAGAGCCGATTGAACTTTCAGCCAAAGAGGGCTTAGCGTTAATTAGTGGAACAACGAGTCCAACCGCAATTGGAGCGTTAGCATTATCGGATATGCTACAAGCAGCTAAGTCAGCCGATATTATTGGTGCAATGGCTTTAGAGGTCTTACGAGGAACAACACGAGCTTTTGATGACAGACTGATGATCGCTCGTCCGCATGAACAACAACGAAATACAGCAGCCAATGTGAGAAAAATTTTAGATGATTCAATGATGGCTAAACAGTCGGTCGATCATCGCTTGCAGGATGCCTTATCTTTACGGGCAATTCCTCAATTGCATGGGGCCGCAAAAAAAACGCTTCTTGATGCGTTAGCTACCTTTGAGGTCGAAATGAATGCATGCACTGACAATCCCATCTTATGGCCGGGTGAAGATGGTTGTGCGATTTCAGGAAGTAATTGTGACTCTTCTTACGTGGGGATCGAGTTAGATTCTGCATGTATCGGGGCTACAGCCATTGCGAAAATGTCAGAACGACGAAATAATCGTCTGATTAATTCTCATCTTTCAGGATACCCTGCGTTCCTTGTCCAGAATGCTGGGCTAAATTCAGGGCTAATGATTCCACAGTATTCACAAGCAGGACTTTTAAACGATATGAAATTATTATCTCATCCT from Robertmurraya sp. FSL R5-0851 includes the following:
- a CDS encoding HAL/PAL/TAL family ammonia-lyase, encoding MADQGMKKIALGNAITLEMFVSIARDGVHVDFSDAYRQRVERSCQLVNKWIDEERIMYGVNTGFGALSTKIISRDQTRLLQKNILLSHATSVGEPLDEECVRVIMLMVLQNLGQGYSGIQISTLEMYRQCLNSGVIPFAPREGSVGYLSVEAHIALVMIGEGKAYVDGELLPAKEALRKAGLEPIELSAKEGLALISGTTSPTAIGALALSDMLQAAKSADIIGAMALEVLRGTTRAFDDRLMIARPHEQQRNTAANVRKILDDSMMAKQSVDHRLQDALSLRAIPQLHGAAKKTLLDALATFEVEMNACTDNPILWPGEDGCAISGSNCDSSYVGIELDSACIGATAIAKMSERRNNRLINSHLSGYPAFLVQNAGLNSGLMIPQYSQAGLLNDMKLLSHPATVDSIPTCADQEDYVAMGYNSAKKAREVAQRLEYVLAIELLSIYNAHQFVESELTPGSASTAVLECIRQSIPNMAEDTYLYPYLERLKDFIHSGEIISVVEEKLGKLL